The nucleotide sequence GTTGCCGCCTTCATCGATGTTGATGATCCGTACACCTTGGGTCGAACGACCCAGTTGAGAAATCTGATCCACGGATGTGCGAATCATAACCCCGCCACTGGTGATGACCATGATGTCATCTTTATCGCTTACTCCAACGACGCCGGAAACAAGCCCGGTCCGTTCTGAGATCTTCAAGCTGATGATACCTGAACCACTGCGGCCTTGCTTTCGGTACTCGTCCATATGGGTTCGTTTACCGTAACCATTGTCGCAAATGGTTAAAACATCAGGTGCTTCCTCATTCGGAACCACCATGCCTACAACAGCATCGCCTTCTTTTTTCAGTTTGATGGCACGTACTCCGCGAGCTGTTCGGCCCATCGGTCTAACGTCATCTTCACCAAAGCGAATAGCCATACCCATTCGGGTGCCCACAAGAATATCGCTTTCACCGGTGGTGCGAACCACGTTGATAAGCGTATCTTCTTCATCGATGGTGAGAGCAATCAGACCATTGGAGCGAGGCTTCGCAAACGACATCATGTCGGTCTTTTTGATGTAGCCAAGCTTGGTAGCAAACATCAGGTAGTGACCTTCTTCAAATTCGCGAACTGGCAAAATGGCTGAGATTTTCTCACCCTTATCAATCTTAATGAGGTTGACGATGGGCTTGCCGCGGCTTGTACGACTTCCGGTAGGAATCTCGTGGACCTTGAGCCAGTAGACCTTACCTTGGTCTGTGAAAATCAAAACGTAGCTATGAGTGGAAGCAACGTAGATATTTTCTACAAAGTCTTCTGAGCGTGTGGTTGCTGCTGTTTTACCTCGGCCCCCTCGGTTTTGAGCTTGGTAAACATCAAGCGGAACACGCTTCACATAACCTGCGTGACTAACGGTCACAACACATGGCTCATCAGCGACCAAGTCTTCAGCCGAAATCTCTCGTCCATGAAGAACGAGTTCTGTACGGCGTGGGTTTTGGTACTCTTCCTTAACAGCAACCAGTTCGCCTTCGATAACCTGCATCAAAAGCTCATCAGAGCTTAAGATAGAGACGAGACGCTCGATGATGTCACGAAGCTCTTCGGCTTCGTTGGCAAGCTTGTCGCGTTCAAGACCTGTAAGGCGTGCAAGGCGCATATCTAAAATGGCCTGTGCCTGGCGCTCATTGAGCGTGACGTGACCGCTGGCCATAGCTTCTTTGCCAGTTTCGTAGTCGAAGGTCAGCAATCGCTCGCATAGCTCAGTGAACGCAGGGCTCATTGGGAGCTTCTCAGCCATGATGTTGGCTTTGGCTTCAGGCTGATCTTTGGCGGCACGAATGATTTCAACGATTCGGTCAATCGAATCGATGGCAGCAAGTAAACCAAATACAGTGTTGAAACGCTTTCGCGCTTCGCGAAGTTCAAATTGACATCTACGGGTTACAACATCACGTCTGTGGTCGATGAAGTAGCGCAGCATGTCTTTGAGTGAAAGAACACGTGGCTGGCCATCAACAATGGCGAGCATGTTGTAGCCGAATGATGTCTGAAGAGACGTTAGGCGGTAAAGTTGGTTGAGAATAACTTCGCCAAATGCATCTTTCTTACATTCGATAACAACACGCATTCCGTCACGATCGGACTCATCACGAATATCGCTGATGCCTTCGATGCGCTTGTCGCGTACGAGGTGTGCAACCTTTTCAACGAGGTGTGCTTTGTTGACCTGGTAAGGCAGTTCGTGAACGACGATACGGTCTTTACCTTTGTTATCTACAACTTCTGCTTTAGCGCGTACGTGAATAATTCCGCGGCCGGTTTCATAAGCAGTGCGCAGTGCGCCTGTTCCGTAAACGATACCGCCTGTTGGAAAGTCGGGGCCTGGAATGTGTTCCATTAAATCGAGAACGGTCATGTCGGCGTTGTGAATCAATGCAATGGCACCATCGACGACTTCACCCAAGTTATGGGGAGCGATGTTGGTGGCCATACCAACGGCGATACCGGAAGAGCCGTTGACCAATAGGTTTGGAAAACGGGTTGGGAGAACCAAAGGCTCTTCTAGTGAATCATCGTAGTTGGGTCCGAAGTCGACAGTTTCTTTGTCGATGTCTGCAAGCATCTCGCTCGCGAGCTTCGACATTCTCGATTCGGTGTATCGCATGGCGGCAGCAGAGTCGCCGTCAACGCTACCGAAGTTACCCTGACCATCGATGAGCATGTGGCGCAGCGAAAAGTCTTGAGCCATACGTACCAAAGTATCGTATGCAGCTTGGTCACCGTGTGGGTGATACTTACCAATAACGTCACCGACGATACGGGCAGATTTTTTGTAAGCTCGGTTGTAGTGGTTACCTAGCTCATGCATCGCGAAGAGAACGCGGCGGTGAACTGGCTTAAGACCATCACGAACGTCGGGTAGAGCTCGTCCGATAATTACGGACATAGCGTAGTCTAAATAGGACGCACGCATTTCATCTTCGATGTCGATGGGCTCCGGGATTTTATGATCAATTGTGTCAGTCATGGGGCGGCTTATAACCAAGTCAGCGGCCTACAGCAAACGCTTAAAGGGCCTGATTTATACATCTTTTGAGGTGGATTTGGACCGCCGATTTTTTGCCTTTTGGAGGTGTGTGGAACAACAATTGTCTCCATGGACTCATTTCCGGAAAAACGACAAAATCCGCGCATCGAAACGGCCATTCCAATCGAGGTTTGCTCGGGTCGAATGCCGATGGTTGCTCATGATTTGAGTACGGGTGGCATGCAAGTTACCTCTTCACGGCCCTTGTGGCCTGGCCAGCTCCTAAGAGTGCGCTTCCGGCTTCCGAAAACCGACCAATTTATCTGCTGCACCTGCCGTGTAGCTGGTTTGATTGATGTTCCAGTTGGTGTGGGGCTGAGTTTGACCTTTATGAGGCTTGATCCCGAAGCTCACCGGCTGATTGCACGTTGGGTGGGGCGCCGATTTCTGGAAGCAGCAGCGTAGAATGCCCGAAGGCCTACTGACCCCAGACTAAAAAACCACTTAAATGAGTACAGATCTCGGTTCGGCTAGTTGTCGACGAAGAGTTTTCCTACCAAATCGACATCTAAAAGACCGAAATCGACATGTGTGGTTTCAATAAAGAGACCGCCCGATCGCAGTTCATGGCTGGCTTGAAATCGCACAGCAATTTCTAGGGTTTCTCCGGGCATCAAGAGATTATCTGTCTCACTGTCCCAGTCTGTTAGAAAATATTCATTGGCCTCTGAACCGTAGACCGTTGTGTCGGAGCTAATGTAGACCGCCGTGATAAGAACTGACGAATGAGTCTGGTTTTTCACTAAAACCGAACTCTCAATCTCAGAAGCTGTATGAAAGTCCCCGAAAAACATAAGTTCTTCTGGATATGCACGGACTGCCACGCTTTCCTCGAGCTCTTGCTCTTCCTCTTCTTCTTCGTTTTGGTTGCAGTTTAAACACTGTGGATCTTCGGCTCCAGGTGGACTTTGCCCGTTTGGCTCTTCAACCAAGCCAGGCCCACACGCCGTAAGTAGAGCTACGCCCACACACCAAACCAAACCCGCCTTCTCATACCATCGCCTCATAGTTAAAGTGTAACCGGAATATGCGGTGCGTCAAAAATTTATTGTTGAATTTGTTGATTAATCAATAAGTCGCGGCGCAAGGATGTGTTGAGTCTTCGCAGGGTGATCCATGTAATGCCTTGTTATTAAATAGCTAATTTTTTTTGGGGACGTTTCCTGGGACTCGGGAATGTATCGGGATGATGCCTAACCGAATGGTTTTCGGTCTCTTGGCCCACGCGCGTTTGACGCTTCACGCCATCTCTTTGTTTGTATTCTTCTATTGGGCTTTGACTTGGAAGTTGATAGAGGGGCTTCGCGAATTTGGACGCAAAGGAGGCCGGTTATGGCTCAAGATGTTGTTATGCCGCAGATGGGTGAATCCATCGCTGAAGGCACCATTACTACATGGCTAAAAAACGTAGGTGACACCGTTGAGCGTGATGAAGCGCTTTTCGAGATGTCGACCGATAAAGTGGACGCTGAGATCCCTTCCCCCGTTGAAGGCACACTGCTTGAAATTAAAGTAGAAGCCGGAGCAACGGTTGAAGTTGGAACAGTTGTAGCCGTCATCGGTGCAGCGGGTGAGTCCGTAGGCACTTCCGCTCCTGCCGCAGCGCCTGCTGCTGCGCCAGCTGAAGCAGAGCCAGAAGCCGCGGCTGCTGCGCCGGCAAGTGACGCGCCAAAGAGCGCCGAGGAACGACGCCGGGTGAAGAGCTCGCCGGTCGTTCGTAAGATTGCCGCTGAGCATAATATAGATATCGGCCAAATTTCGGGAACCGGGGCCAGTGGCCGCGTGACCAAGTCTGATATTCTCTCATTCATCGATTCAGGTGCCGCCGCTGCTCCAGCTGCCGCCGCTCCGGTTGCTGCTGCTCCGGCTGCCGCTGCCCCAGCTGCCGCCGCTCCAGCCGCCGCCGCTGTAGCCGGTCAGTTTGAAGTGCCAGCTGCATACCGCGGTAAAGTCATGGAAGGTGATCGCGTAGAAGATATGTCCAATATGCGCTCGAAAATTGCCGAGCACATGGTCGTTTCAAAGCACGTATCCCCGCACGTTGCCACGGTTTGGGAAGTCGACTTTAGCCGCGTTGCTGCGCTTCGCAAGAAGTACAAGGCCTCATGGCAAGAGCGCCATGGCGTGAACCTTACGT is from Deltaproteobacteria bacterium and encodes:
- the gyrA gene encoding DNA gyrase subunit A; translated protein: MTDTIDHKIPEPIDIEDEMRASYLDYAMSVIIGRALPDVRDGLKPVHRRVLFAMHELGNHYNRAYKKSARIVGDVIGKYHPHGDQAAYDTLVRMAQDFSLRHMLIDGQGNFGSVDGDSAAAMRYTESRMSKLASEMLADIDKETVDFGPNYDDSLEEPLVLPTRFPNLLVNGSSGIAVGMATNIAPHNLGEVVDGAIALIHNADMTVLDLMEHIPGPDFPTGGIVYGTGALRTAYETGRGIIHVRAKAEVVDNKGKDRIVVHELPYQVNKAHLVEKVAHLVRDKRIEGISDIRDESDRDGMRVVIECKKDAFGEVILNQLYRLTSLQTSFGYNMLAIVDGQPRVLSLKDMLRYFIDHRRDVVTRRCQFELREARKRFNTVFGLLAAIDSIDRIVEIIRAAKDQPEAKANIMAEKLPMSPAFTELCERLLTFDYETGKEAMASGHVTLNERQAQAILDMRLARLTGLERDKLANEAEELRDIIERLVSILSSDELLMQVIEGELVAVKEEYQNPRRTELVLHGREISAEDLVADEPCVVTVSHAGYVKRVPLDVYQAQNRGGRGKTAATTRSEDFVENIYVASTHSYVLIFTDQGKVYWLKVHEIPTGSRTSRGKPIVNLIKIDKGEKISAILPVREFEEGHYLMFATKLGYIKKTDMMSFAKPRSNGLIALTIDEEDTLINVVRTTGESDILVGTRMGMAIRFGEDDVRPMGRTARGVRAIKLKKEGDAVVGMVVPNEEAPDVLTICDNGYGKRTHMDEYRKQGRSGSGIISLKISERTGLVSGVVGVSDKDDIMVITSGGVMIRTSVDQISQLGRSTQGVRIINIDEGGNVASIARIVEPEEEEIAEGDEAATETTDAPEATDAPEEAVTEPEES
- a CDS encoding 2-oxo acid dehydrogenase subunit E2, which encodes MAQDVVMPQMGESIAEGTITTWLKNVGDTVERDEALFEMSTDKVDAEIPSPVEGTLLEIKVEAGATVEVGTVVAVIGAAGESVGTSAPAAAPAAAPAEAEPEAAAAAPASDAPKSAEERRRVKSSPVVRKIAAEHNIDIGQISGTGASGRVTKSDILSFIDSGAAAAPAAAAPVAAAPAAAAPAAAAPAAAAVAGQFEVPAAYRGKVMEGDRVEDMSNMRSKIAEHMVVSKHVSPHVATVWEVDFSRVAALRKKYKASWQERHGVNLTFTSFILKATVDALKAHPVLNASLDGKKMIYHRDINLGLAVALDWGLIVPVIKNAGELNLLGLTRRAGDLAERARSKKLNFDEVQNGTFTITNPGVFGPMFGLPVINQPQVGILGVGAVEKRPVVIDDMIAIRTRAYMAMSFDHRLVDGADADHFMKRIKTGIEEFDENEL
- a CDS encoding PilZ domain-containing protein; amino-acid sequence: MDSFPEKRQNPRIETAIPIEVCSGRMPMVAHDLSTGGMQVTSSRPLWPGQLLRVRFRLPKTDQFICCTCRVAGLIDVPVGVGLSLTFMRLDPEAHRLIARWVGRRFLEAAA